The following coding sequences lie in one Thalassoglobus polymorphus genomic window:
- a CDS encoding transglutaminase-like domain-containing protein produces the protein MPCLPFRCSALFALVLFSLALPLGQEIQAQETVKTDLEETWQTIWSQDQRVGYSHSTSSEKKVEGETIFVTDTLLSMTFNRFGQTLSIRQQSHVEETEDGKLLRFSSTMENPPNSKTVTSGFLQGAEIKLTSKVAGRSTTKTISGMEDVFSLSWPERIIQEGKLNRGEPQTFEVFAPQIGNKATITVEYSKDVPLPKKGAFHREVTLKEKFGGAPPIESIITCDQDWSFIKVSMPLLKMEMRTATEDEALAPIGEHEFDLATDTMVRVSGMQNVQQAKSVTYRIEVDGANPAEIFEESDTQKIRVINDETIELTVSKKALKNYPRLEGESTSPADLFMQASQYLECEAPILVSLASKVNEGESVAETSVALEKFVKNYVSDKNFSTAMATAAEVAESKAGDCTEHAVLLAALLRIKEIPSRVAIGFVYSAPHKAFVGHMWTEAWLNEQWVPLDATLGQGGTGCGHLTITTSSLSDDDAAPAASFLPMIHLLGRTKIEIVSTEK, from the coding sequence ATGCCTTGCCTCCCATTCCGTTGCTCAGCTCTCTTTGCCCTCGTTCTGTTTTCATTAGCTCTTCCTTTGGGGCAGGAGATTCAGGCACAAGAGACTGTAAAGACTGATCTTGAAGAGACTTGGCAGACAATCTGGAGTCAGGACCAGCGAGTTGGTTACTCGCATTCGACATCGTCCGAGAAAAAAGTCGAGGGCGAAACAATCTTCGTTACCGATACTTTGCTCTCGATGACATTTAATCGCTTCGGTCAAACGCTCAGTATTCGGCAGCAGTCGCATGTCGAAGAGACTGAAGATGGGAAGCTCCTCCGCTTCAGCTCGACAATGGAAAATCCTCCGAACAGTAAAACTGTCACATCTGGATTTTTGCAAGGGGCTGAGATCAAGCTCACCAGTAAAGTCGCTGGCCGGTCGACCACAAAAACGATCTCAGGAATGGAAGATGTTTTCTCGCTCAGTTGGCCTGAACGCATCATTCAAGAGGGCAAGCTCAATAGAGGCGAGCCTCAAACGTTTGAAGTCTTCGCACCACAAATTGGAAACAAGGCGACGATCACAGTGGAGTACAGCAAAGATGTTCCACTTCCGAAAAAAGGAGCCTTTCACCGCGAGGTGACCTTGAAGGAGAAATTTGGTGGCGCCCCGCCGATTGAATCGATCATTACATGTGACCAAGACTGGTCGTTTATCAAAGTGTCGATGCCGTTGCTGAAGATGGAAATGCGAACAGCCACCGAAGATGAAGCGCTCGCACCGATTGGCGAGCACGAATTTGACCTCGCGACTGATACCATGGTTCGCGTTTCTGGAATGCAAAACGTTCAGCAGGCGAAGAGTGTCACTTACCGCATCGAAGTCGATGGTGCGAATCCGGCGGAGATCTTTGAGGAGTCAGACACTCAGAAAATCCGGGTGATTAATGACGAAACGATTGAACTGACGGTCAGCAAGAAAGCGTTGAAGAATTATCCCCGGCTCGAGGGGGAATCAACTTCTCCGGCGGATTTATTCATGCAGGCGAGCCAATACCTTGAATGTGAAGCTCCGATTCTCGTGTCACTCGCCAGCAAAGTGAACGAGGGGGAGTCTGTGGCTGAAACGTCGGTGGCTTTGGAAAAGTTTGTTAAGAATTATGTCTCCGACAAAAACTTCTCGACAGCGATGGCAACAGCTGCGGAAGTTGCAGAGAGCAAGGCAGGGGACTGTACCGAACATGCGGTCTTGCTGGCAGCTTTGTTGCGAATTAAAGAAATCCCTTCGCGAGTCGCAATTGGCTTCGTCTATTCCGCACCTCACAAAGCGTTTGTAGGACACATGTGGACAGAGGCCTGGTTGAACGAACAATGGGTTCCGCTGGATGCCACACTCGGGCAAGGTGGGACAGGATGTGGACATCTTACCATTACAACGTCGAGCCTCTCCGACGATGATGCTGCTCCAGCAGCTTCCTTTTTGCCAATGATTCACCTGTTGGGGCGAACGAAAATTGAGATTGTCAGCACCGAAAAATAA
- the rpmF gene encoding 50S ribosomal protein L32, translating to MAVPKRRHSKSRSRKKRSHNALKPMKLQYCPQCGTAVPSHVVCPNCGNYHGRTMVETED from the coding sequence ATGGCTGTTCCCAAACGTAGACATTCGAAATCACGGTCACGCAAAAAGCGTAGCCATAACGCATTGAAGCCAATGAAGTTACAGTATTGCCCACAGTGTGGGACAGCTGTTCCGTCGCACGTGGTTTGCCCAAATTGTGGTAATTATCACGGGCGAACCATGGTTGAAACCGAGGATTAA
- a CDS encoding DUF1549 and DUF1553 domain-containing protein, whose amino-acid sequence MEIYGKKCIEFISPHGQRASRTKCFDQFSKLKRPAAVSAFSCLILCLLSSSVVRAEAITDPTSLSLLIDQRISARWKAENVTPAPVADDAEFMRRVYLDVTGKIPHASSVRDFLADDSLNKRQQLVEGLLASPSYIIHYTNLWRAAMIPEADADQQIRVALPGFESWLRSRVAENRNFAEIVEEMLTLPFDQQAMLGLNQLNQSTPVAFYQAKEAKPERLAAATSRLFLGIRLDCAQCHDHPFDSWKQDQFWKYAAFFTDIPAAQVRGQEVVTRKESPGTIKIPELDRVVEATFLDRETAISEGESRDRTVLAKWIVSSENPYFAKAAVNRIWSYHFGIGLVEPMDDFSSSNPASHPELLDDLAEAFVANDFDFKFLIRAITSSKTYQLSSRQTDSSQEEPTLFARMPVRGMTAEQIFDSLSVATGYRQPFDPEQPLNFNNDQARQDFIAMFGNQTESAPDRASTVLQALALMNGDFVGDATDIVESRTLAAIIDSPFLSDEQRVEAMYLSTLSRFPSKIERQEMLDYIKSNQADGSRPESYADIFWVLLNSSEFLLNH is encoded by the coding sequence ATGGAGATTTACGGGAAGAAATGCATTGAGTTCATCTCTCCTCACGGCCAAAGGGCCAGTCGCACCAAGTGCTTCGATCAGTTCAGTAAGCTGAAAAGACCTGCTGCAGTCTCTGCCTTTTCCTGCTTGATTCTATGCCTGCTGTCGTCGTCTGTTGTTCGTGCGGAGGCAATCACCGACCCAACAAGTTTGTCATTGCTGATCGATCAACGAATCTCAGCCCGCTGGAAAGCCGAAAACGTCACCCCCGCTCCGGTTGCTGACGATGCCGAATTCATGCGGCGTGTTTATCTCGACGTGACCGGGAAGATTCCGCATGCTTCGTCCGTGCGAGATTTTTTGGCGGACGACTCTCTCAATAAGCGGCAACAGCTGGTCGAAGGTCTTCTGGCGAGTCCGTCTTACATCATTCACTATACAAATCTCTGGCGGGCAGCGATGATCCCCGAAGCGGATGCTGACCAGCAAATCCGTGTCGCTCTTCCGGGGTTCGAATCCTGGTTACGTTCACGGGTTGCGGAGAACCGAAACTTTGCGGAAATCGTTGAGGAAATGCTCACACTTCCGTTTGACCAGCAGGCGATGCTTGGTTTGAACCAACTCAATCAATCAACTCCGGTCGCATTCTATCAGGCTAAAGAGGCCAAGCCAGAACGACTTGCAGCAGCGACTTCACGGCTTTTTCTTGGGATTCGTCTCGATTGTGCTCAATGTCACGATCATCCATTTGATAGCTGGAAGCAGGATCAATTCTGGAAGTATGCAGCTTTCTTCACGGATATCCCTGCCGCCCAAGTGCGTGGCCAAGAGGTGGTGACACGAAAAGAATCTCCCGGAACGATCAAGATTCCGGAGCTGGACCGCGTCGTGGAAGCGACATTTCTGGATCGCGAAACTGCAATCTCTGAAGGGGAGTCCCGAGACCGTACCGTATTGGCAAAATGGATTGTCTCTTCCGAGAATCCTTACTTCGCCAAGGCTGCGGTGAACAGAATCTGGTCGTACCACTTTGGAATCGGACTTGTCGAGCCGATGGACGACTTCAGTTCGAGCAATCCCGCAAGCCATCCAGAACTCTTAGACGATCTGGCTGAAGCATTTGTTGCCAACGATTTTGATTTCAAATTTCTCATCCGTGCGATTACCAGTTCGAAAACCTATCAGTTGAGTAGCCGGCAGACTGATTCCTCACAGGAGGAACCGACACTCTTTGCTCGTATGCCAGTCCGGGGGATGACTGCTGAGCAGATCTTTGACAGCCTCTCTGTCGCCACGGGGTATCGTCAGCCGTTCGATCCGGAGCAACCACTGAATTTTAATAACGATCAGGCACGTCAAGATTTTATTGCGATGTTTGGGAACCAGACGGAGTCGGCTCCTGATCGGGCGTCGACAGTTTTACAGGCTCTGGCACTGATGAATGGCGACTTTGTCGGTGATGCCACAGACATTGTTGAGAGTCGCACGCTGGCAGCCATCATTGATTCTCCGTTTCTGAGCGACGAGCAACGGGTCGAGGCGATGTATTTATCGACGCTAAGTCGGTTCCCATCCAAAATTGAGCGGCAAGAGATGCTTGATTACATCAAATCGAACCAGGCTGATGGGAGTCGCCCCGAAAGCTATGCAGATATTTTCTGGGTGTTACTGAATAGCAGTGAGTTTTTGTTAAATCATTGA
- a CDS encoding sulfatase family protein — protein MLFQLRQVSFWLVLVSLIVSKAEAKNVLLLISDNQTWHDVGCYGNEVVLTPNLDRLASEGVRFRQAFATTASCGPSRAVIYSGLLTHSNGQYAHPHAEHNQQIRPTVTTVFERLKKKGYRTGLIGKDHIKPMEKYPIDFKPRGSSRDVVWMAKQAEEFLNTKSSSGSGESEPFFLVLSFSDPHPTSRDGVGWGAVRDYPGYQTLKYDPDDITVPGFLPDTAEVRESIAGYYQQISRMDFGVGLALQALEKSGTADETLVIFISDHGTSEPGAMGTHYEPGVRVPFIVRTPNAKAGHVNEALVAFTDITPTILDWTGTDFDTSEVHGRSFLPILNQQDPPEWRSALLSHVAHDVFANYPMRTLRHPRYKLIWNVTWQAEYPLPIDTYERRLWDGIRKNAATHIGPRTVEQFLNRPQLELYDLQADPWETRNLADEPEHASRKAAMVNELVSKLEKQGDPWLRKYRPGTLSQR, from the coding sequence ATGTTATTTCAATTGCGACAGGTGTCGTTCTGGCTTGTTTTGGTCTCGTTGATTGTTTCAAAGGCCGAAGCCAAAAACGTGTTACTTCTGATTTCGGATAACCAAACCTGGCACGATGTCGGTTGTTATGGGAATGAGGTTGTCCTCACGCCGAATTTAGATCGGCTGGCGTCGGAGGGAGTTCGGTTTCGGCAAGCTTTCGCGACAACGGCTTCTTGCGGTCCAAGCCGGGCGGTGATTTACTCCGGGCTCTTGACTCACTCCAACGGTCAGTACGCACATCCACATGCGGAGCACAATCAGCAAATTCGTCCAACTGTGACGACCGTCTTCGAGAGGCTAAAGAAGAAGGGATACCGAACCGGTTTGATCGGCAAGGATCACATCAAGCCGATGGAGAAATATCCGATCGACTTCAAGCCGAGAGGGAGTTCACGAGATGTCGTCTGGATGGCGAAGCAGGCCGAAGAGTTTTTGAACACTAAGAGTAGTAGCGGGAGCGGAGAGAGCGAGCCCTTCTTCCTTGTCCTTTCGTTTTCCGATCCGCATCCGACTTCACGCGATGGGGTCGGTTGGGGAGCGGTCCGAGATTACCCGGGATATCAGACGCTGAAGTATGATCCCGATGACATCACCGTTCCCGGATTTCTGCCGGACACCGCGGAGGTTCGCGAAAGCATTGCCGGATACTATCAACAGATCAGCCGGATGGATTTTGGAGTTGGCTTGGCACTGCAGGCTTTGGAGAAATCTGGAACTGCGGACGAGACACTGGTCATCTTTATTTCGGATCACGGAACTTCTGAACCGGGGGCGATGGGGACTCATTACGAACCTGGAGTCCGTGTCCCGTTCATTGTTCGGACACCGAACGCAAAAGCAGGGCATGTCAATGAGGCGCTTGTTGCCTTCACGGATATTACCCCGACGATTCTCGATTGGACCGGAACGGATTTCGATACGAGTGAAGTCCATGGCCGAAGTTTTCTTCCGATACTCAATCAGCAAGATCCTCCGGAATGGCGGTCGGCGCTGCTGAGCCATGTTGCGCATGATGTCTTTGCCAACTATCCAATGCGAACGCTTCGCCATCCGCGATATAAGTTGATCTGGAATGTGACCTGGCAAGCAGAGTACCCACTTCCAATTGACACTTACGAGCGGCGACTCTGGGACGGCATCCGAAAGAACGCAGCGACTCACATTGGCCCGAGAACCGTCGAACAGTTTTTGAATCGACCACAGTTGGAACTGTACGATCTTCAGGCGGACCCGTGGGAAACCAGGAATCTTGCCGATGAACCAGAACATGCCAGCCGCAAAGCTGCGATGGTGAACGAGCTGGTTTCGAAACTGGAGAAGCAGGGTGACCCGTGGCTGAGAAAATATCGCCCAGGAACTCTTTCGCAAAGATAA